GTCCTGACACAGTCCTGGCACTAGAAATTAAACAAAACGGTCCTCGCATTCACCTGAGGAACACCTTCAACGTTGAACCACCAGCTCACAGACAGTTGACACAGGACCAGTGACGTTAGTGAACAGTGCCACCTCTGGTGCTCTCAGTACCAAATGGTAGAGATTTAACGCAACGATTTGTAATGAGATCAATGTCTTGGGCCCCATCTCAAATGTAGGTGTCTAGGGGGCAGTTTGGGATTGGGCCTTACAGGACACAGGCTCTTGGCTGCTCTCTCAAAGCAGCCCCAAGAGAAGCTCTGTGTAACAACAGTATTGCTCTGAGTGACACTATAGTCAAACACCACAGTGTTTTATatctagcctgatcccagatctgtttgtgccgtcatgCCAACTGTCAaaccaatgaccataggagttggcaggaCAGCAAAAACAAATCCGGGACCAGGCTATTCTCAATCTGATCCAGCCTCATATAGAATTACATTCTCAGGCCTCACGGCCAagccacacacacaataacagagaACAGGAAAGATGTATCCATTGGTAATAACATCTCAAGAGTATAGCTTTCAAAATCGGATTCTTCTTCGACATTTAAGTTCTCAACACAGGTAAGAAAATATACAGTTCAGCAACAAACCTCACAAAAGTATGTTGGAATAAAACCTTAAACCTCTATAATTATTATTTACATTTGGTGTGTGCGTAAGTAACACTGATTGTAATGCGAGACGTTTGTCTTTTTGTGGTTTCATCTCATAGTAACGGTTTGTGTTTGAAAAGCAGAAGCACTTCTTTACATTCATATTCCAACATCAGGCCTCTAGGAAGGAACCACAGTGCTGTTGTATTGGGATTTGGGAGACAATTGATGACAGACATGCAATTCCAAGAAAACCCAGCtgacgtcccaaatggcaccctatttactatttacagtgtactactttttaccagagccctaagggccctagtcaaaagtaggaCACTAATGACTGGAAGCgtctggaaggagaggaggatggtgaagaggaggaagaggagggtaagTAGAAGTATGAAGGCCAGAGGACTGATGGGTCCAGGTGGTTCTCTTGTTTGGCAGTCGAGAGGCCATTGGAGCACCAGGAATCAGACAGACATTATAGACTGTTGCTGTTGCGTAAACAATGCTTGTATTGGTGAAAAGGGGGCACAGTGGTTGGGGGGGGATCATGGGGTGAGATGAAGTTTGTGTcctaattccctatatagtgcactacttttgagttctggtcaaaagaagtgcactatatagagaatagggtgctatttgggagacACAGGCATTGACTGAAAAGTTGACGGACGGATGGGCGGACGGAGCGGTGACCAAAGCCAATTCCCCCCAGATGTCGAAGGTATTGATAGAGGTCGAGGTTACACTCTCTCCACTCGACTAGGATCATAGGAGTCTGCGGAGTAAAAGAAAGGACACCGATCACAATCCAGTCAGAGATTCACAATGATGATTCCATTAGCAATGCCAAACTGGCaagaacacaaacagatctgggaccaggctaggaaaaTCCATCTTATCTAAAACAACTTGTTTCAGTGAGTCACAGTGGTCTCGGAGGACTcccagctctcacacacacacacacacacacacacacacacacacacacacacacacacacacacacacacacacacacacacacacacacacacacacacacacacacacacacacacacacacacacacacacacacacacacacacacacacacacacacacacacacacactaaaccaaCCCAATAAACAGTTCTATCATACAGCTGGAATAACTGCTCGTTTCTGGAGTGGTTTTATGGCTGGGTTCTCCCACAGTTCTGCTATAAAAACACCTTATTGTCCATTTAGGTCAAACTGCCACTCAGCCAACCAGAGCAAAGGTTGCATCCCTACTAGTTCATCTGAGAATGTTCTTGGTGTGTTTTCCAGCAGTATTAGTCTTTTGAATGTATTAAAACCAATTCTAAATGAAACTTCTATCACTCATATGCTAGGAAAATAGCTCCCTCTTGTGGCACACATGCCAAAACAAAACTCCCTTCCACTAATGAACCAGGCTGAAGGAAATGCACATATTTCAAGatctaacaaaatatatttacaaTTACGTGTTTAAAGCACTTTGAACTGTAGTATGAAAAGTGTTTTAAAATGGTTCTTATTCAAGGCATGCATGTGTCCATGTTCCTACCGTACCCGAGAGCATCTCGTCGTCCTCTAGGGTGGCAGAGGAGCCACAGGAAGATACACTGAAGCTCAGGGGGAGGGTGATCTCTCTCTTGGCCACCGTGCCGCAACGAGGTTTAGGGATGGgcttggggaggagaggaggtttcATAGGTCTGGAGACCGGCTCTGGCCTAAACTCCTGTTGGACATTTGGTTTTtcactcctctccacctcctgccCCTCTCTTTTCTCATCTGGCTCTACCActtcctccttctccatctcctgCCCCTctcttgtcttctcctctctttttGTCTTTGGCTCTTTCTCCTTGTCCTTCATCCCCTTGATTTTGAtttcctctttcttctcctcctcctgcacGACCTCTGGCTCATCTTCTATCTCTTCCCCCTCCGCCTTGGACTCCATCCTCAACTCCtcaatctcccccctctctctcttctcctctgcctgCCTCATCCCTTCCCCTGGGTTTGCGTcgttctctcgctctgcctctacCACTACCCTGGTCTCTTGTTCTGGTTCTGCCTCTCCTGAACTCCTGACACGGATGCAGGAGACGGAGAACGGCTCATCCATGTGGGCCATGCTCTCCGTACAGCCAGGTGATATGGAGGAGGGGGACGAGGAGAGCCTGGGGGAGGCACCACCACTACCGTGTCCCTTCTTTCCTTgcctctccccaccccctcccaCACTCAGCACGCTGAGGGCCAGCTCCTCGTCTCGGGTCACgggcagagacaggggcagacTACTGGGAGGGAACTCCGGTAGCCCCAGCACCATGGAGGGGTGGCTCTggctctctccacctcctccagcaTGTCTGTCTTCATATACTGATAGGCTGTCATTCTTAGTGggtcctcctcctttctcctctcccaaGGTAACCACGgatacctctacctccatcacttgCTCGTACTGTCTTCTCACAAGCTGTGTCTCCGTGTCTCTGTCCGGACTGTGCTCCTGGGTTTCttctttgtgttgtctctgattctctgtgttgtctccatgctcctgctcctcctctttctGTTCGACCAGGCCCAGTGATTCCACAGCCTGTGCTCCTTCTGGATGGAGTTCTGGTGTCCCTCCCCCAGTCCTTGTGTCATATTTGTTCTGCTGCTCTCTGTAAGGGCTGTGCGCCTGCGTTTCACCtatgccagtctctccctccaccacctcctgcagtgacacctcctctctctcctggacCCGGCCCTGCAGTGAATCCGGGGCTACGTCTATCCCCAGTATCCTGGCTGCTCTCTGCTCCATCGTCTCGTTCTCAGGGATCCCCTTGGCACACTTCACCTCATATAGATTACTCAGGTCCTCCGTGGGCCTGGTGTTCGCCTTCTCCTTGATCAGCAGGGTCTCCAGGTGTCTATCTGCCAACGTCGCCTCATTACGCCAACTCAGAGGATCGGAGCTGACGCTGTATCTGTAGTCGCCATACTTGAAGGCGAGCGCTGCCTCCCGGGTCAGCCTGCCGGGTCGTGGTGACCCCCGCAACCCTTCACCTCTTGGCGACCTGCTGTTCTCACTCCGTGCCCTGCGGATGTTCAGATTGGGCTCATGGCCTCTGAATCTGGGTGGCACAACGGGCACATTATCCGTCTttaccttcctctcctcttccactaCTTTAGTGGGGCCCAGCTCGTCCTTATTACTGCCCTCACGGATCTGCGCAACCTCAACCTGGCTGCTTTTGGCTAGAGATGGTTCCTCTCCGCTCTCCCATAATAGCTGTACATTCTGACATAGTTCCTCGTGGTCTAACGATGTGAGCGGTGTGAATGGGGGGCCACAGTGCTGGTCCTGCTCCCCAGGGGCCTCAGTGTAGACGGTGAGCCCCACATCCCTCAGTAGAGACTCCTTGGCGACGTCCTGCTCCTGCCTATAGGTAAGCCTGGGGTCATAGGTTTCCCTGTGGTCACCCTGTTCATTGTGGAGTTTGTAGTCTCTGAAGCCAGTGGGCACCAGGTCCTCTCTCAGTGGTCTGGGGATGCTGGTCCTGTTCTGGGGCTGGGGCCTGGAGAAGGCACTCCTCACCTCCCTATATTCTGGGTCTATAGAGGAACCAGGGCCCCAGCTGTCTAGTCTGGGCCTGATGGTAGGGATGTTGTTGTTGGGTTTGTTATTCAGGCGCTGGTCTGGAAGGCTAACTGTCTCCCGCTCAAAAtccagagggggaggggctatgggctgatgttgttgttgatgttgtgtgtCTTCTCCGCTCAGCTCCATGATGTTCCTGTACACCTCGTCCAGGTCGTCTATACACTGGTCCACACTGGGTCTCCTGGGCTGGACCTTCTGGATCTGGTCTAGTTCTACGCCTGCAGCCTTGTTGAAACACTCCAGCTCTTCGATGGCGTCCCACGGCCGCCGGCTTACCGGCTTCAGCAGGAACTGACCAAACGCCACCTGGCCCTGGCTGTTAGCGTTGACATCGTCTGGGGGTTTGGTAGTGGTGTtggaggtggtggtagtagcACCAGTCTTCCTGGATGTGGAGGTATGTtggtctctctcctccccagatCCAGAGGGTGGAGGCTGGGGTGGGAGTGATGGAAGTGACAGGGGCTGGGCCGGGCTGATACTGAGGCGGGAGAAGGCGCTGTTGCTGGACGGGTGGAGGTTCTTCTGGCCTTTCATGGGGTAGCCCACGCCGTAGGAGGCGGACACGGCGCTGCAGTCGGTGCCCACGCCGCTGTCTGTGGTTGTGTCTGAGGCCGGGTGGCCTGGCTCCTGACCCCCTTGTCCTCCAGGCTGACCTGTTCCCCCTGTACTCCCAGGACCTTTCACGGGGGAGCTGGTCTGGGTTTCCTGGTTCCTGTACTGGTCCCCGGGCCAGGAGCCAGCATAGCACAGCTCCTTGTCAGCACTGGCCTGGAGTGACCAGGCGTCTACTATCTCCTTCCTCAGAGGACCCTTCCTGGTGCTTCTCATAGAACTGAAGCTGCTGGTGTGGGAGGGGGGTTTGAGACCCATCTCTGATAACGACTTGCTACGGAGGCTTTGGCTGTTGTCTGATTGGACCACAGTGTTTTGGTTGTCTTCTGTGGCGAAGACGCTCACGATTGGCAGACTACTTGGCAGACTGTCAGGCATCTTCTCATTATTGTTCTGGTCCGCTGTGGAGACTGAGTCTTTATTGGTTTGTTGTTGCTGCATGTGTATGGGGACAGACACCAGGCAGAATATGGTCTCACTGTGAGATTTCCTCTTAGAGTTTCTGTTGTTGTGGTctactcctgagtctcctggaaCGATCTTCTTCACCTGCGTGATGGTTGTTTCCGAGAATCCTTGGTCTGAGCTGGAGCTAAGAAGCACCGATGAGGCCGGGGCCGGGGCCGGGGGCTGGAAGGCAGAGAAACCACCTAGGTTGTTTTTGGGATTATACCTGTTACAGTTTTGGTCAGTTGCTGCTGGGAAGTTATCTAGTGAGTCAGTCTCTTTGTGCAAATCGCTGTGCTGCTGCTTCCACCGGTTATTCTTATTGTCATAGTCGCTAGACGACTTCGGCGTTGTCGGACTGGCTGGATCTGACGTGCTGGCAAGTGGCGGCGGGGCCCCCGTGGAGGCGGGGGACAGGAAGGCACTGTCATCAGACGAGTGGTCTGACACGGTGACACTGGGAAGCTCAGAGGATGTGGAGTTACGGATGTGGCGGATGTTGTCGGTGTCCGTCATGGAGTTACCTCCGCCGCCTAGAGACGAGCTTCCTCCCCCAGATATTTGTCGGACACGTGGGTCGTGGACGTAGTGGATGCCAGGACCCAGGCCCGGCTGGTGCTGCTGCTCGCTGTAGCCAGGGTAGAGCTGCTTCCGGTGGGGCACGCTCCTCTCTCGGAGGGGCTCTCTCTGAGGCTCCGGCCAGGACCCTCCTCCACCGGTGTGTCTGCTACTGAACCAGGGGTCCGGGGTCCCACGCATCTGTTGCTGCTGGAACACCTGGTGGTACCTGATAATAACAAATGATAATGTATTAACTTCTACATTGTATATTACATTaatttggtcatttagcagatgcttctCAACAACAGAAAATAATCTCAAAGCGCTTCAAAAGCAAAGTAAACAAGCAATATAAAATCACGAGTAACGCTTGCTACAACAACCATTACCTGTAGTTCACTGGGACCTCTCCATAGCCCCTGTGACCTCCATGGCCCCCTCTCATAAGTGGAGCTCTCTTGGGGGGATACGATGGGGGAGGGATATAACCCGGAGGATCCGTGCCAGACCCTCCATCCTGTGAATAATAGTCCAGCCTGGGGTCACCCATcctggggtgggggaggggggttctGTCCCTGGCCTGGGGCTGTGGAGTTGATGCTGCTGCTGGGTCTCCTGACAGCGTCTCAGAACTCCCCCGGGTCTGCTGGTGCACCTCGTAGGACGGAGGCCGCAGGGGACGGCTGAACCGGGTCTTTGGTACCAGAGAGCCCTGGCTAAGCTGGCTGGCCATACTAGCCTGACTGGAGGGTCTGCTGTCATTCTCACAccacctgtccctgtcccctgtcccggCCTGGTTGTGGTTATATCTGTTGTAAGGGTCGTGATGGGACACTGGGTGGCCGTTGACCTTCCTGTACACGTCCTGCCCAGACCCAACAGACCCAGACATGGCCACATATTGCAGGCTGTCCGGCGGCAGCATTCGGGGCAGAGACTGGGACTTCCCTTTGTTCCTGGGCCCCATTACAGCCACAGCGCCATCCGGTGTCCGGAGGTGGCGCTGCTGCAGTTGCTGCTGCTCCTGAGCCCGAGCCCAACTATCGCCCTCGCTGTCCGAGAGCTGGCGGGCGAAGCTGACCACGGCGGGTCGCCACTCGTCCGTGCCCAGGCTCTGACACTTCCTCTCCACGGCAGCCGTCGTCCACTGCTGCAGCGCTGCCTCTCTCTGCTTGGAGCGGGACTGGGACTGGACTGCCCAAAGCTGCCTCTCACGCTGCTGTCGCTGATCCTCTGGGGGCACCTAGACAGacagaggaccacaatggaaagcAGTCTTTGTGTAGGTCTCAAATGACAAcctagtccctatgtagtgccatacctttgaccagggcctatggggaatagggtgccatttggaacacgcATTATTGTGTCATCCTCAGTGGTTTTACTTATCATTACACTATGTCTTTAAAAAAAGGTCAAATAAACAAATCACAGATTTAAATCACCTCCTGTCTCTGCGGCTGCTGCACCCCCTCTGTCCTATAGCCTCCTCCTCGAGGTTCTCTGAAGTCAGCGTAATCCAGGAGAACACTGAAGTCctgacctctcctcctccagtaGGACACGTCTCGGTGGCCCCTGGACTCTGAATACACCCCTCTGGGCCCCTCACAGAACCTAGAATGCAGAGAAGACAGCACAGTATTAGAACCTAGAACACACAGAGCACAGTATTAGAACATAGAACACCGTATAAGAAGCTAAAACACAAGTATTAGAAACTAGAGCACAGTGCCGTCAGAGTGTTCAGAcctcttgaccttttccacattttgttactttacagccttattctaaaatttattaaattgtttcccccctcatcaatctacagactataccccataatgacaaagcaaaaacaggtttttagaaatgtttgctaaattattaaaaataaataaactgaaatatggcatttacagcgattacagcatcgagtcttcttgggtatgacgctacaagcttgacacaactgtatttggggagtttctacaattcttctctgcagatcctctcaagctctgtcaagttggatggggtgcgttgctgcacagctattttcaggtctctccagagatgttagagcggcttcaagtccgggctctggctggcgctcaaggacattcagagacttgtccggaagccactcctgcattgtcttgcctgtgtgcttaATTTCATTGTCCTGTTTGAAAgtgaactttcgccccagtctggggtcctgagctggttttcatcaaggatctctctgtactttgctccgttcatctttgccttgaccatgactagtctcccagtacatgctgctgaaaaacatcccgaaagcatgatgctgccaccaccatgcttcaccgtagagatggtgccaggtttcctccagatgtgacgcttggcattcagaccaaagagttcaatcttggttttatcagaccagagaactcttgtttctcatggtcagagtcatttaggtgccttttggcaaactctaagcgggctatcatgtggcttttactgaggagcgctgtctctggccactctaccatcaaGGTCTGAttgattggtggagagctgcagagatgcttgtccttctggaaggttctcccatctctacagaggaactctagctctgtcagagtgaccatcaggttcttggcccttctcccccgattgctcagtttggccgggtggccagctctaggaagattcttccatttaagaatgatggaggccactgtgttctttcggaccgtcaatgctgcagaaatgctttggtatccttccccagatctgtgcctcgacaaaatcctgtttcggagctctacggacaattccttcgagccCATGGCTTGATCtttgctcagacatgcactgtcaactgtgggatcttatattagacaggtgtgtgcctttccaaatcatgtccaatcaattgaatttaccacagatggactccaatcaagttgtagaaacatcaaggatgatcaatggaatcaggatgcacctgagcttaattttgagtctcatagcaaagggtctgaatacttatgtaaataggtgtttttatttttaataaatgtgcaaagatttctgaaaacttgtttttgctttgtcatgtgtAGATTGCtggaaaaaataaatatatttaatacattttagaataaggctgtaacgtaacaaatatggaaaaagtcaaggggtctgaatactttccgaaggcaatgtAACCCAGTATTAGAATGTAGAACACAAAGAACACAGTATTAGAACCTAGAATACACAGAACACAGAGTATAAGAACCAAGAACACATAGAACACACGATTAGAACCTAGAACACACAGTAGTTGAACCTAGAACACACAGTAAtagaacacacagaaatagaaccTATAAACCtagaacacacacagtacacatcaGGAATAATTCTACAGCAAGATGTCATTGAGGCCCTCATCCACTGGAGGGAGTCAGAACACTACTGGTAGAGGAGTAGAGACATCAGtggtctgtctctccccatctctaAAGGCTAATGTAGAATGGAAGGATTGCTGCTGTGTGACCATTAGAGATACACACGCATAATGCAAGCCAACTCCCAGTCTCTGGATAGGATATAGGCCTAGTTACAGCTATTTCTGGATATTCCTACTGAACATGCAAACAAACATGACATGTGTGCACCCTACGTTCTGAGAGAAGCTGATTCTCCATGCCTTTTTCATGTTCTGTCAGTGTAGTCAGCCGTGAGAATTAGGTAAGTTCCACTGCATCCCATATCTTATATTACAGCCTAGTTAGCCAATAGTAAGT
Above is a genomic segment from Salvelinus fontinalis isolate EN_2023a chromosome 25, ASM2944872v1, whole genome shotgun sequence containing:
- the jcada gene encoding uncharacterized protein jcada, which produces MYSVEDLLISHGYKLPQNTSTTPTAVSPTPPSSYDNKRYGDPSSCRQEILESRSGGGHGTVNGYEIDSAPGVYVYGNNNCRKPQPPAPTKSYSSSHTDNAWRDRNSQPQRREADSGNQGDTHSLGDSLTTDSGFCEGPRGVYSESRGHRDVSYWRRRGQDFSVLLDYADFREPRGGGYRTEGVQQPQRQEVPPEDQRQQRERQLWAVQSQSRSKQREAALQQWTTAAVERKCQSLGTDEWRPAVVSFARQLSDSEGDSWARAQEQQQLQQRHLRTPDGAVAVMGPRNKGKSQSLPRMLPPDSLQYVAMSGSVGSGQDVYRKVNGHPVSHHDPYNRYNHNQAGTGDRDRWCENDSRPSSQASMASQLSQGSLVPKTRFSRPLRPPSYEVHQQTRGSSETLSGDPAAASTPQPQARDRTPLPHPRMGDPRLDYYSQDGGSGTDPPGYIPPPSYPPKRAPLMRGGHGGHRGYGEVPVNYRYHQVFQQQQMRGTPDPWFSSRHTGGGGSWPEPQREPLRERSVPHRKQLYPGYSEQQHQPGLGPGIHYVHDPRVRQISGGGSSSLGGGGNSMTDTDNIRHIRNSTSSELPSVTVSDHSSDDSAFLSPASTGAPPPLASTSDPASPTTPKSSSDYDNKNNRWKQQHSDLHKETDSLDNFPAATDQNCNRYNPKNNLGGFSAFQPPAPAPASSVLLSSSSDQGFSETTITQVKKIVPGDSGVDHNNRNSKRKSHSETIFCLVSVPIHMQQQQTNKDSVSTADQNNNEKMPDSLPSSLPIVSVFATEDNQNTVVQSDNSQSLRSKSLSEMGLKPPSHTSSFSSMRSTRKGPLRKEIVDAWSLQASADKELCYAGSWPGDQYRNQETQTSSPVKGPGSTGGTGQPGGQGGQEPGHPASDTTTDSGVGTDCSAVSASYGVGYPMKGQKNLHPSSNSAFSRLSISPAQPLSLPSLPPQPPPSGSGEERDQHTSTSRKTGATTTTSNTTTKPPDDVNANSQGQVAFGQFLLKPVSRRPWDAIEELECFNKAAGVELDQIQKVQPRRPSVDQCIDDLDEVYRNIMELSGEDTQHQQQHQPIAPPPLDFERETVSLPDQRLNNKPNNNIPTIRPRLDSWGPGSSIDPEYREVRSAFSRPQPQNRTSIPRPLREDLVPTGFRDYKLHNEQGDHRETYDPRLTYRQEQDVAKESLLRDVGLTVYTEAPGEQDQHCGPPFTPLTSLDHEELCQNVQLLWESGEEPSLAKSSQVEVAQIREGSNKDELGPTKVVEEERKVKTDNVPVVPPRFRGHEPNLNIRRARSENSRSPRGEGLRGSPRPGRLTREAALAFKYGDYRYSVSSDPLSWRNEATLADRHLETLLIKEKANTRPTEDLSNLYEVKCAKGIPENETMEQRAARILGIDVAPDSLQGRVQEREEVSLQEVVEGETGIGETQAHSPYREQQNKYDTRTGGGTPELHPEGAQAVESLGLVEQKEEEQEHGDNTENQRQHKEETQEHSPDRDTETQLVRRQYEQVMEVEVSVVTLGEEKGGGPTKNDSLSVYEDRHAGGGGESQSHPSMVLGLPEFPPSSLPLSLPVTRDEELALSVLSVGGGGERQGKKGHGSGGASPRLSSSPSSISPGCTESMAHMDEPFSVSCIRVRSSGEAEPEQETRVVVEAERENDANPGEGMRQAEEKRERGEIEELRMESKAEGEEIEDEPEVVQEEEKKEEIKIKGMKDKEKEPKTKREEKTREGQEMEKEEVVEPDEKREGQEVERSEKPNVQQEFRPEPVSRPMKPPLLPKPIPKPRCGTVAKREITLPLSFSVSSCGSSATLEDDEMLSDSYDPSRVERV